In Montipora capricornis isolate CH-2021 unplaced genomic scaffold, ASM3666992v2 scaffold_434, whole genome shotgun sequence, one DNA window encodes the following:
- the LOC138035832 gene encoding uncharacterized protein, with product MYADDTRLMYADDTQLYLITQNSRRSSGLETLEHCANDIIQWMKDDKLLCNTSKTEVLHFTSCFLDVDSITHVTIGKNSVKELTSEARDLGVILDHRLKMSSHINNICKSASYSLRRIGQIRRYLNTASTEKLVHAFITSKLDYCNSLIYGLPDKDLLKLQRIQNSAARLVTLTKKFEHVTSILQTLHWLPVKKRIVFKILLLTFKVLNGQAPSYLSDLLVVNRPVRALRSNSDNSTRLVTPLYRTETYGGRAFSSCAPRLWNQLPPALRSNMTIDVFKKQLKTFLFD from the coding sequence atgtatgctgatgacacgcgactgatgtatgctgatgacacgcaACTGTATCTCATTACACAGAATTCTAGAAGATCATCAGGTCTTGAGACGCTGGAACACTGTGCCAATGACATCATACAGTGGATGAAAGATGATAAGCTACTGTGTAACACATCTAAGACCGAAGTTCTTCATTTTACATCGTGTTTCCTTGATGTTGATTCCATCACGCATGTCACCATAGGAAAAAATTCTGTCAAAGAGCTAACATCTGAGGCACGAGATTTGGGTGTGATTCTTGACCATCGTTTGAAAATGTCATctcatattaataatatatgtaAATCAGCTTCCTACTCATTGAGACGTATTGGTCAGATTCGACGATATCTCAACACTGCTTCTACAGAAAAGCTCGTTCACGCCTTTATAACTTCTAAActggattattgtaatagcttaATATATGGCCTCCCTGACAAGGACTTGCTCAAATTACAACGAATTCAAAACTCCGCTGCTAGATTAGTCACTTTGACCAAGAAGTTTGAGCATGTCACTTCAATCCTTCAAACACTTCACTGGCTACCAGTGAAGAAGAGAATTGTCTTTAAGATATTGCTACTGACTTTTAAAGTACTTAACGGTCAGGCACCATCATATCTCAGTGATTTACTGGTTGTGAATAGGCCAGTGCGAGCTCTGCGCTCCAACAGCGATAATAGTACTCGTCTTGTTACCCCACTCTATAGAACTGAGACATATGGTGGACGCGCTTTTTCATCATGTGCACCGAGGCTATGGAATCAACTTCCACCCGCCTTAAGGAGTAATATGACCATTGAcgtttttaagaaacaacttaagacttttctttttgattaa
- the LOC138035833 gene encoding uncharacterized protein: MSPRIILSFPVKDIDSAKATIEQDLHRVAKWCSLNDLLINPTKTKLLLVGTRQMTNRLPTDFKLDFLGKQITPSSSGKDLGVVIDLHLTYDDHIDSIVLSCMGKLCQISRVKDSFDKDTLCLMVSSLVMSKLFYCSSVWSNTSSKNVKKLQAVQNFTCRIVSNTRKFDHITPAMEELEWLPIKDLLLYRDTIMIYKCIHGMAPYYLTSKFCNRASIHGRKTRNCDQLQIPLYTSAAGQRSFKFRGAKIWNSLDTDLKEHKSLKNFKLALKSRLFSNLYK; the protein is encoded by the coding sequence ATGTCACCTCGAATCATACTGTCTTTTCCAGTAAAGGACATTGATTCCGCCAAAGCTACTATTGAGCAAGATCTCCATCGTGTAGCCAAATGGTGCTCACTGAACGACCTTCTCATTAATCCTACGAAGACCAAGCTACTATTAGTTGGTACCCGTCAGATGACCAATAGACTTCCCACCGACTTCAAATTAGATTTTCTCGGCAAGCAGATTACACCTTCTTCAAGTGGAAAAGATTTGGGTGTTGTCATTGATTTACACCTGACCTATGACGATCACATCGATTCCATTGTTTTGTCCTGCATGGGAAAACTTTGCCAAATTAGTAGAGTTAAGGATAGCTTTGACAAAGATACATTATGTCTGATGGTTTCTTCCCTAGTCATGAgcaagcttttttattgctcctCTGTCTGGTCGAACACTTCATCAAAGAACGTCAAGAAGCTCCAAGCTGTCCAAAACTTCACGTGTAGAATTGTGTCAAACACACGTAAATTTGATCACATCACCCCTGCAATGGAGGAACTTGAGTGGCTGCCTATTAAGGATCTTCTACTTTATCGTGACACGATTATGATCTACAAGTGCATACACGGGATGGCACCATACTATCTTACCAGTAAATTTTGTAATCGTGCCTCAATTCATGGTCGTAAGACCCGCAACTGTGACCAGTTACAGATCCCTTTGTACACTTCAGCGGCTGGACAAAGATCATTCAAGTTTAGaggcgcaaaaatttggaactcaCTGGACACTGATTTGAAAGAACATAAATCGTTAAAGAACTTTAAATTAGCACTAAAGTCTAGACTTTTTAGTAATCTTTACAAATAA